The genome window AAGAGTGAGTTAATCCAGTAGTAAGCAGCCTCCACTTTCAATCAAGAGTTTataagttcgagtcaccccaagagcaaggggGATTTCTTGGAGAGAGGGAGCCGAGGgtatatcggaaacagtctctctaccctatggtaggggtaaggtctgcgtacacactaccctccccagacccccactagtggaattatacttgttgttgttgtcgttgtttATTCTTACAAGTTTCAGGTTGCTTCTTGATAACTATAAAATAcgtaataaaataaaacaaaataaaagtagaAGAGAAAAGGAGGAGACCATCTGCAGAATCTACAACGTGAGCGCCAACTGCAGTTTTTTTCTTATAAGTCAAAGAGTTTCAATAACAAACACCACTCGGTGATCGGCAACTGCAATTTGGTAAGTAAATTCTACAATCTATCATGTCCCAAGTCAAGAAACACCGtacatatatttcataaattcttAACGAATCTATTGAATCAGTGAATGTCTCTTCATACGCTAAGTACATGCATATGGAAAACACAAATACATTATAAATAGTGCTTATTTCTTATGACTATGTATTTGAATTTTATTTCAAATTATGTACATAAAATGATGtacatttgattttttttctttttttttctcaatATGAAGAATTAATAGCACTTATTTCTTAAATATCTTGTCATTATAATTTAGAAAATGGAACAAGCTAGGGAGTTCAAAGTAATGGACAAGTTGGCAATTCAAAATGATTTTATTCAATGGAGTTGTCAACTACCTTTTTTTATTTTACAAAAGGGCACGGTGGAAGAAATAGAGATATATATACCTATTAGTTGATAATATTAGTCAACTTAGCACTTTTTTACTTTACGTCTCCTACTTTTTTAGGAGTTTAGCTTTATATgtcaatagaaaatatttttaaaaaaaaatagaacttGTTATTTTTTATACATCAATACAAAATATAAAAAACTTTTAGCACTTTTGGCTTGATATGAGTTTGAATTGACTAGCATGATGGctaaggattcatatagccgacctcAACTTGTTTGGCACTAAAGCATTGTTGTTGCTAagttacctaatttatttttatccaCAAAACATAAGAGTAATACTACAGAATCCGATGGAGCATGGGATTAaggaaatgataataaaataatataaaagggAAAACACACTCCTAAACACCTGCATATACAAAAAGGAAGACTAGTGATTTACAAGAACATACTGAAACTTCCCTGTTACGAGGCCATGTGGATGATCAGTAATTTTTCCCTCAGAAAAAAGAGGCAAACTTGGGCCCATTATCTCGAGTTCCGATTTTCGAAGGCTGCGGTAATTGGTACTAAGGGTTGGCCTTAGACGGATTTCTCgataacaaaaaaaagaaaagaaaaaaggaaggTATGCGGTAGTTCTTTGATCATGGCATGATCAGTTGTTCAATACAGAAAACTCTAGACTTGCTTTGAGGACCTTTTCCGATAGCATATCACAATTACGATTACTGGACATTACCAGTTGCAGTTCCCTAATGCAAATGTCAGCACTTAAAACACACGTTGAGTAGCTGCAACGACACAGTATTATATTTACTGCCTCATACCATTTAAGGAGCCTCTACATGATAGAAACATGAGGCTCAAAAATCTAATGCAGAAGTTATTaacattacatttcatgaattttaaTCTCACACACCAAAAAAAAGTTATACGTTGGAAATCTTATAATATTGACATTACACATCCATAAATTGGTTTTGAAGACAAAATCTTAAGCTTACTGTTTACCTTGGTCCAGATAAAACTGAAGCCAATTTCATACTGATAGTGGCTTCCCTCTGTTGGTTGTCTGCCCCAACCTGAGGTACGTTTGTGAAATTGTAATCCAAGTTGGATTCGACAGACACCAAACCTTCCAGTGCCTTAACCACCAATGTCATTGAAGGCCTCTTGGTGTAATCTCCCTGAAGACACCACACAGCAATGCTCATCATTTCTGTCACTTCTTCTTTATGGAGCTGCATATCCTCGTTGTTTTTGTCAACCATATCCATGAGCTGCTCTTCTTCTGCTTTTCTCCTAAAAACTCTAAGCAAATGGACATCTTCTTCATCAGCCTCGGACCAATCCAAATTCTTTCGCCCACAGAGAATTTCCAAGAGCACAATTCCAAACGCATACACATCAACTTTCTCAGTGATTATCGAGCTCAACCATTCAGGAGCAAGATACCCTGGTGTTCCTCTCATTCTAGTTACAACTTTGCTTTTGTCTTTCTCGATTAGTTTTGACAACCCAAAATCAGATATCTTAGCATTGAGATGTTGATCCAGAAGGATATTTTGTGGTTTGATGTCCAAATGAATTATCTTCTGGCTGCAATCCTCATGTAAATAAGCTAACCCTTTGGCAATATCTGATATTATCTTTTGCCTTGTAAGCCATGTAAGCCCATTTTCTTGTTTTTCATGGGAAATCCACCTATCCAATGATCCATTTACCATGTAATCGTAGATTAGAAGCCTGTGGCTTTTCTCGGCACAAAATCCAATGAGTTTTACCAAATTGACATGGTGAATGCCACCAACTATGTTTACCTCTGTTAAGAATGATTCTTTTACTTGACCTACACCATCCAGATGCTTCACAGCTATTTTGGTTCCATTACTCAGTGTTCCTTCATATACAGAGCCAAATCCTCCTTCCCCAAGCTTTTTGCTGAAATCTTCTGTAATTATTTTCAAGTCATTGTAAGAGAATCGAGTTAGCATTCCAGGTAAGATTGGTTCTAGATCCAGCAAATACCCAGCCTTGCGGGACTTATCTGTCCTCTTTTTGAACAGAACAAAGCAAGTACTGATGCTTAAAATTATCCCGAACAAAGCTGCAAGAGTAGCTCCTATTATCACTTTAAAAGGTCTTGATTTCTTTCCTCCAGGAATGATTGGAGACTGAGTCAGCGCCATTGAGGAATTCTGCACCTTAAGAAATATTGTCTTGCCTCTTCCTCCTTCATTGTCTATGAGAGAGAAGACTTCATTCAGTAACAAACAGCTTCCTATTCGATTAGAATCCCAATCATTTTCAAAAACAGCTGCTTTGCAAGAACAGTTACTCAGACATGCCCTTTTGCATTCTTCCAACTTTTTCCCCTCAAGCCAAAATATGCTCGAACTTAGTTCATGACTGAACTTAAATGCAAAATATACAGTATCCTTAAGCTCTACGAAACTATGATACCGCGAAGAGTCGCAGTTAACCTCTGTCACCTGTGAACATCCAAGATCTGGTTTCCTGTCAGAAAGAGGCCTGAAGAAATTTTCCTCTGGCGGACAAGTACATTGCCCGTTATTTGTACAAATGCTATATCTTCCACACACCATTGGGTACCCACAGTTTCCTGCATCTGGCATCAAAATGTCAGATACCTCTTTCCAGTCAATTACGGCCCATTGGTATACCCTTAAATGTCCATCGGGCTCAAGCTTCATGCATTGAGCCGTCGATGTAGGAGGATACTGTAAAGCAGTAAGGGTTTGACCATCAAAACTGAAGTAAGGACTATCAGAGTAAGTTGAAGTGTAGTAATACTGAGGTGGGTCAGTATCTGTGTAAGTGGCCCAGCTTCCATTGAGAATAGTAAGAGAAAGCAAACCTTGACTCCGATTGGATGCTGAAATGCTTGCTACGAGCTTCTGCCCGCGAACTAAACTCTGCCCTGGAAGCAAAGAATCCGTTGGATGATCAAAAGACTGCCAAATTGCGCGTTTTCTCTTATCAAATAGCATAAGATTCCCTCTTTCTGTCAAGTTTAAGCCTGAAACAGATTTGCCAGTAGTATTAGTGGACCAAACAAGAGTGCCATCAGAGTCTGCCAAGACGAAATTGCCATCTCGGCCTAGTTGCAAGGTTGCATTGGCTTTCACTGGATGGTTCCTATTAGCAGACCAAACTAACTGGGGAAAATTTATGATATCGTTCTGCCCGTCGGATCTGTTGTGGAACAAGAGGACACCAAGAAAGCATTCTGTGGCATTGTAATTACAGTAGAAGCCACAGAGGAATCGTGGGCCGGCAGTTCCTCGCAGAAGTATGGGTGTCGACCCATAGAAGTCCTCGGTGGAATTTATCAGAAGAGATGGCCTGTTGATCCATAAAGAGGAAAGTCCGGCAGTAGAATTTAAACGACTGAAATTTGTATTCCATGAATGTTGGGATATAGCAAACTGAGACAAACAGAAGAGGAGATAAATGAAGAGAAGGATAGCAAAATATTGTCTCCGTTTTGCTATCATTGCTACTCCCTCTGCGTTATAGTAATCCTCGTTGTTGTTCCTTTTGGGGGATATGATCTTCTTATTATGTACAGttcaagaaagaaaaaggaaatcataCAGAATTCCAAAGTGATATCTGTAATTGTAATTTGCTCCATACATTAGTTTCTATTAGCTTGGGTTTCTTTCTCAATCTTTGCTCAGTAGAAGGCGCATCACCATTTAATTTCTTCCGTTCTGTTGACTTCCAACACTATTTCAGCAGCCAACTTTGACTATAACAATGATTTCTCATTTTATTTACAAAAAAATTGAAAGCGAAAGAAGAGCGTTGACAAACCATTGAAGTTGTAAATCCTCATAATTCCATTAGATTTGATTTCTCAATTTGCAGCCACAAATAAATTGATATCACTTGTTTCATTAATGACGGTTGTTATGATCAGGGAGGAGGCAGAAGCCGAGCTACGGGTCCGGtcgaacccagtagcttttgctcaaataatatattttgagCAAATGTACACATATTTGCTCAAACAGTAGCTTTTacgaaattcattaaatatgtacaaatagtaaatataaaaCCCAGTCATTAACGTTTGAATCATCGTTCTAAAATCCAAAATCCATAAAGCTGAAATCCTAGCTCCATCTCTGTTGTGATTTTCTTTGATATAGAGCTTCTCATTGTGTACAGTTGAGGAAAGAAAACTCTATAATAAAATTTCTACATCCTTGTCTCTAGGACTTTCATAGATACTTCGAGAGATAAAGGTGCTGCGTCGGGGCCGCCTCAACGAAGCAGCCCTCTTTCTTTACAAAAGAAAGGATGCATGCCCCTTTGTCAGTCTTTGCCCGGTCAATACGGAGAGGGGCCTCACAAAAACTTATTCAATGTGCTGTTATCTTCATAATTAAACTTTTGTTGACTTGTACACTCTTTCCAGTAGCTCAGTATTGACTAAGTATAATACTATAACAATTGACTTCTCATTTCATTTACTAAACTTTGAAAGCCTCATGCTCCAGGTGGTTATTAAAGTAAAGCATGATTATGgttattaatttaaataaacttttcACCCATTTAGcctctaaatcctcaaattacatTTCTACTGCAGATTGTTAACTGCTTAAAGATGTTCAACTTTATGCCAATGTAGTTTGGCTTCAAAGCTAGGAAGGGACTTTTCAAACACGGGAGCTGTATGTTTAGCTTGAAAATGACTTTTTTCCAACCTATAAAAAATAATCTATAAATATCACTTCAAGCGTTTGCTCGTTTGTATGAGGAGCTTGGGGGCAAAGGCGGGGACAAGAAGTTGTACCGGTTGGCCAAGGTGAGGGAGAAGAAGGCCCGTGACTTAGACCAAGtcaagtgcatcaaggacgaggaTATCAAAGTATTAATGGACGAGGCACTTATTAGAAGAAGATGGCAGACATACTTCCATAAACTGTTGAACGAGGAGGGGGATAGAAGCATTGTGCTAGGTGAGCTGGAGCACTCAGAGAGTCGGCGGGATTTTGGGTACTATAGGCGGATTAAGGTAGAGGAGGTAAAAGGGGTGATGCGTAAGATGTGCAGGGGTAGAGCGACGAGGCCACACGAAATTCCGGTGGAATTCTGGAAGAGCGCGGGGcgagcaggcttggagtggctcactgggctgtttaatgttatttttaggacgaagaagatgcccgaagaatggaggtggagtacgatggttccgatgtacaagaacaagggtgatatccaaatttgcaacaattataggggtatcaagctgttgagtcacactatgaaggtttgggagagggtggtggaggccAGGGTATGGAGGTGCATGTCTATTTCCGAGAATCATTTTGGATTCATGCC of Nicotiana tomentosiformis chromosome 7, ASM39032v3, whole genome shotgun sequence contains these proteins:
- the LOC104100429 gene encoding G-type lectin S-receptor-like serine/threonine-protein kinase SD2-5; its protein translation is MIAKRRQYFAILLFIYLLFCLSQFAISQHSWNTNFSRLNSTAGLSSLWINRPSLLINSTEDFYGSTPILLRGTAGPRFLCGFYCNYNATECFLGVLLFHNRSDGQNDIINFPQLVWSANRNHPVKANATLQLGRDGNFVLADSDGTLVWSTNTTGKSVSGLNLTERGNLMLFDKRKRAIWQSFDHPTDSLLPGQSLVRGQKLVASISASNRSQGLLSLTILNGSWATYTDTDPPQYYYTSTYSDSPYFSFDGQTLTALQYPPTSTAQCMKLEPDGHLRVYQWAVIDWKEVSDILMPDAGNCGYPMVCGRYSICTNNGQCTCPPEENFFRPLSDRKPDLGCSQVTEVNCDSSRYHSFVELKDTVYFAFKFSHELSSSIFWLEGKKLEECKRACLSNCSCKAAVFENDWDSNRIGSCLLLNEVFSLIDNEGGRGKTIFLKVQNSSMALTQSPIIPGGKKSRPFKVIIGATLAALFGIILSISTCFVLFKKRTDKSRKAGYLLDLEPILPGMLTRFSYNDLKIITEDFSKKLGEGGFGSVYEGTLSNGTKIAVKHLDGVGQVKESFLTEVNIVGGIHHVNLVKLIGFCAEKSHRLLIYDYMVNGSLDRWISHEKQENGLTWLTRQKIISDIAKGLAYLHEDCSQKIIHLDIKPQNILLDQHLNAKISDFGLSKLIEKDKSKVVTRMRGTPGYLAPEWLSSIITEKVDVYAFGIVLLEILCGRKNLDWSEADEEDVHLLRVFRRKAEEEQLMDMVDKNNEDMQLHKEEVTEMMSIAVWCLQGDYTKRPSMTLVVKALEGLVSVESNLDYNFTNVPQVGADNQQREATISMKLASVLSGPR